A single Calditerrivibrio sp. DNA region contains:
- a CDS encoding DUF4388 domain-containing protein, which translates to MVSKGLVGDLKAMPLTEVFQWIAFSNKNGELHLQKENDEVNIIFKNGKIVYVTSNIPHLLIGQLLLRYKMLPKNALVKGLSLQKQLKIPLGQVLIEYNFLDETSVKKILEIQVAEVVYHIITWDSGFFVFDEKEVRDSMISIPVDYLILEGLRRKDDLARFFKVFTLNSIIEVKDPENPLQEYADGKKTVGEITKEIGGDYFETYEKIYSGIINGSIKIVSEGAFIEEDDPIVKFIVALELFNKNKTYESLKSIISIINSGYQNDQIKKFYDNMVLYITKNFNNKFGGENTVFSINRLKLLDEKIYISPVEGFVLSRIEEYPTVSKLSKVVTLTKAELFLIIDKLHKLGLLLMKHQEKTKTEVMPTDVVTILLDIYKRELTGELEIINNHITTRMYFKQGKLYFLYSLTGDYSIIKFILEKHNTLIAPNDDKDDDFINFITSLLEKNNLSLSDLKTSIDVYQNMIFYETLSDDILSAIFIYDKSFPLNINTNFNILFMLLLALLNKRLKIKITIKRNTDYELLKQTDILEKEFDNIGLIKNLLQLFKDGVITSDTLVKLSDIELSGLDILYKLGYLREVEPPEVSITELQNILAELKKQTPEEIFEISNNEYDVDKIKQKFLKMSKTYHPDLINDPQGKQIAREIFELIKYSYDTLIQKKDISKSNKRIDIKNILLAEQLLTSGKVYLNMGRIHDAIESFTKAYESFSNDEEIMIYYAYALIRKNRIEEGINIMEMVGIEKFNDPELYAVIIEGYLKLNRKNEAKKYYDRAILKFPDKNKRFKIFEQKLK; encoded by the coding sequence ATGGTAAGTAAAGGTTTAGTTGGTGACCTTAAAGCAATGCCATTAACCGAAGTCTTTCAATGGATTGCATTTTCCAATAAAAATGGCGAACTCCATCTTCAAAAAGAGAACGATGAAGTAAATATAATATTCAAAAATGGAAAAATTGTTTACGTGACCTCTAACATCCCTCATCTACTTATTGGCCAGCTTTTGTTAAGATACAAAATGCTACCTAAAAATGCTTTGGTAAAGGGTCTTTCTTTACAGAAACAGTTAAAGATACCTTTAGGTCAAGTACTTATCGAGTATAATTTTCTGGATGAAACAAGTGTAAAAAAGATTTTAGAAATACAAGTAGCAGAAGTAGTATACCATATTATAACATGGGATAGTGGTTTCTTTGTATTTGACGAGAAAGAGGTCAGAGATTCCATGATCTCAATTCCAGTAGATTATCTCATTCTGGAGGGTTTGCGAAGAAAAGATGATCTTGCTAGATTTTTTAAGGTATTCACACTTAATTCGATAATAGAAGTAAAAGACCCAGAAAACCCTCTCCAGGAATACGCTGATGGTAAAAAAACAGTAGGTGAAATCACTAAGGAGATAGGCGGGGACTATTTTGAAACCTACGAGAAAATCTACTCTGGAATCATAAATGGATCGATAAAAATTGTGTCTGAAGGTGCCTTCATTGAGGAAGATGATCCAATAGTAAAATTCATTGTTGCTTTGGAGCTCTTTAACAAAAACAAGACTTACGAATCTTTAAAAAGCATCATCTCAATAATAAACTCAGGCTATCAAAATGATCAGATAAAAAAGTTCTATGATAACATGGTGCTTTATATCACAAAAAATTTCAATAATAAGTTTGGCGGAGAAAACACCGTTTTTTCCATAAATAGGTTAAAACTATTGGATGAGAAAATATATATATCTCCCGTGGAAGGTTTTGTCTTGTCACGAATAGAAGAATACCCAACGGTATCAAAACTCTCCAAAGTTGTTACTTTAACAAAAGCTGAGCTCTTTCTAATCATAGATAAGCTCCATAAACTTGGCTTACTTTTGATGAAACACCAAGAAAAAACAAAAACAGAGGTTATGCCCACAGATGTTGTCACTATTTTATTAGACATATACAAAAGGGAACTCACAGGTGAATTGGAGATAATAAACAATCACATCACCACAAGAATGTATTTTAAACAAGGTAAACTTTATTTCCTTTATTCACTGACTGGTGACTATTCCATAATAAAGTTTATTTTAGAAAAGCATAACACCCTAATAGCACCAAATGATGATAAAGATGATGATTTTATAAACTTTATTACGTCTCTTTTAGAAAAAAATAACCTATCACTTTCTGATCTCAAAACATCAATAGATGTTTATCAAAACATGATATTTTACGAAACACTCAGTGATGATATCCTCTCAGCAATATTTATATACGATAAATCCTTTCCATTAAACATTAATACCAATTTCAACATCCTTTTTATGTTACTTTTGGCACTCTTAAATAAAAGACTAAAAATAAAGATAACAATAAAAAGAAACACAGATTATGAGCTTTTAAAGCAGACAGATATCCTTGAAAAAGAATTCGATAACATAGGTCTTATAAAAAATTTACTTCAACTTTTTAAAGATGGCGTCATTACCTCCGATACATTGGTAAAGCTATCAGATATCGAGCTTTCAGGTTTAGATATCTTATATAAGCTTGGATACTTAAGGGAAGTGGAACCTCCAGAGGTCTCCATAACAGAACTACAAAATATTTTAGCCGAACTAAAAAAACAGACACCAGAGGAGATCTTTGAAATATCAAATAACGAATACGATGTCGATAAAATCAAACAAAAATTTCTTAAAATGTCCAAAACATATCACCCAGATTTGATAAATGATCCCCAAGGCAAACAGATTGCAAGGGAGATATTTGAACTTATAAAATACTCCTACGATACACTCATTCAGAAAAAAGATATATCAAAATCCAACAAAAGAATAGATATCAAAAATATTCTCTTGGCAGAACAGTTGCTCACAAGTGGCAAAGTTTATCTTAATATGGGAAGAATACATGATGCCATAGAATCCTTTACAAAAGCATACGAATCATTTTCCAATGACGAAGAGATTATGATCTATTATGCCTATGCTTTGATCAGAAAAAATAGGATAGAAGAAGGGATTAATATAATGGAAATGGTAGGTATTGAAAAGTTTAACGACCCGGAACTTTATGCCGTTATAATAGAAGGATATCTTAAACTAAACAGAAAAAATGAAGCCAAAAAGTACTACGATAGAGCAATTTTAAAATTTCCTGATAAAAACAAAAGATTTAAGATATTCGAACAAAAGCTAAAATAA
- the nifJ gene encoding pyruvate:ferredoxin (flavodoxin) oxidoreductase → MKRKFVQIDGNTAAAYVAHATNEVIAIYPITPSSVMGELADEKSAKGETNIWGTVPKVVEMQSEGGAAGAVHGALASGALTTTFTASQGLLLMIPNMFKIAGELTPTVFHVSARAVATHALSIFGDHSDVMACRQTGWAMICSNNPQEVMDFALIAQAATLESRVPFLHFFDGFRTSHEIRTTEELTFDDMRAMLSDELISAHRRRALTPDNPTIKGTAQNPDVFFQSKEASNKYYEKVPAITKKYMDKFFEITGRRYDLVEYFGDPNAEKVIVLMGSGSDVARETVEYLNSLGEKVGVVVVRLYRPFPLESFINALPKTALKIAVLDRTKEPGALGEPLYLDVRTAIGEAMQRKMVTFTKYPLIIGGRYGLGSKDFTPAMVKAVFDNLDANEPINGFTVGIEDDVTFKSLKYDKNWVVPQDDVFNGMFYGLGADGTVGANKNSAKIIGDLTDNNVQAYFVYDSKKSGSMTISHVRFGKREIRSSYLIQKADFIGCHKFSFLELYDILKPLKKGGVFLLNAPFSKDEVWDKLPVEVQQEIIDKEVKFYVINADKIAEEIGLGGRTNTILQTAFFKISNIIPFDKAVEAIKDAIKKTYGRYGDKVVNMNIAAVDAGINELYEVNYPKTATSSVKMHKYITDPTAPEIVRKAISKMVAFEGDDVPVSWLPDDGVYPTGTSKYEKRNIALSVPEWDPEICIQCGICSFVCPHATIRMKIYDPSVLKDAPATFKSADARGKEFAGMKCTIQVAVEDCTGCAACVYNCPAKSKADPTRKAINMVPQFPLREQERKNFDFFLSIPELDIKKYDKANLKGSQLAPHMFEFSGACAGCGETPYIKLLCQLFGDRLYIANATGCSSIYGGNLPTTPYTPRYDGRGPTWANSLFEDNAEFGYGMRLAVDKFNEIAKEYLVALKDKIGASLVDEILSAPQTNQVEIEEQRERVAKLRDILKGINTAEARRLEDVADYLVKKSVWIVGGDGWAYDIGYGGLDHVIAQSQNVNLLVLDTEVYSNTGGQASKATTTGSFAKFAFAGKEGEKKDLGMIAMTYGNVYVAKVALSNPTQCIKAFLEAEAYDGPSIIIAYSHCIAHGIDMSKGVDHQKMAVQSGYWHLYRFNPALAAEGKNPLIIDSKEPTMSVEEYMKTETRFKTIMQNFPERAKELTDFANKAAKRRYSIYKQLSEIKCNE, encoded by the coding sequence ATGAAAAGAAAGTTTGTTCAGATCGATGGCAACACCGCAGCTGCATATGTGGCTCATGCAACAAATGAGGTTATAGCAATCTATCCAATTACCCCTTCATCAGTAATGGGAGAACTTGCTGATGAGAAATCAGCAAAAGGTGAAACAAATATATGGGGTACGGTTCCTAAGGTAGTGGAAATGCAATCTGAAGGTGGTGCTGCGGGTGCTGTTCATGGTGCACTTGCATCTGGTGCTTTGACGACGACTTTTACTGCTTCTCAAGGGCTTTTGTTGATGATCCCTAATATGTTTAAAATAGCTGGTGAGCTTACTCCTACAGTTTTTCATGTTAGTGCTAGGGCTGTAGCTACCCATGCTCTTTCTATATTTGGAGATCATTCTGATGTTATGGCTTGTAGACAGACAGGCTGGGCTATGATTTGTTCTAATAATCCTCAAGAGGTTATGGATTTTGCCCTCATTGCTCAGGCTGCTACCCTTGAATCAAGAGTTCCTTTTTTACATTTCTTTGATGGTTTCAGAACATCCCATGAAATAAGAACTACTGAGGAACTTACTTTCGATGATATGAGAGCAATGCTGAGTGATGAGCTCATTTCTGCCCATAGAAGGAGGGCATTAACCCCTGATAACCCAACTATTAAAGGTACTGCTCAAAACCCTGATGTGTTTTTCCAAAGTAAAGAGGCCTCAAATAAGTATTATGAAAAAGTTCCTGCCATTACCAAAAAATATATGGATAAATTTTTTGAGATTACTGGTAGGAGATACGATTTAGTGGAATATTTCGGAGATCCTAATGCTGAAAAAGTGATTGTTCTTATGGGTTCTGGTTCTGATGTGGCAAGAGAAACAGTAGAATATCTGAACAGTCTTGGTGAGAAAGTAGGGGTTGTAGTAGTAAGACTTTATAGGCCTTTCCCCCTTGAATCATTTATAAATGCGTTACCTAAAACTGCTCTCAAGATAGCAGTACTTGATAGGACAAAGGAGCCTGGTGCTCTTGGAGAACCGTTGTATCTTGATGTAAGGACAGCTATTGGCGAGGCTATGCAGAGGAAGATGGTAACGTTTACTAAGTATCCATTAATCATCGGTGGTAGATATGGTCTCGGTTCTAAGGACTTCACCCCTGCTATGGTAAAGGCTGTGTTTGATAATCTAGATGCTAATGAGCCTATCAATGGTTTTACTGTAGGTATAGAAGACGATGTTACATTCAAGAGCTTAAAGTATGATAAGAATTGGGTAGTACCTCAGGATGATGTTTTCAATGGGATGTTTTATGGTCTTGGTGCTGATGGTACTGTTGGAGCTAATAAAAACTCTGCAAAGATCATCGGTGATCTTACTGATAATAATGTTCAGGCTTACTTTGTCTATGACTCAAAAAAGTCTGGTTCTATGACCATATCCCATGTTCGTTTTGGTAAGAGAGAGATAAGAAGCTCTTATCTTATCCAGAAAGCTGATTTTATAGGTTGCCACAAGTTTTCATTCTTGGAGCTTTATGACATCCTTAAGCCTTTGAAAAAAGGTGGGGTATTTCTGTTGAATGCGCCATTCTCTAAGGATGAGGTTTGGGATAAGCTACCTGTAGAGGTTCAGCAGGAGATCATAGATAAAGAGGTTAAATTTTATGTAATTAATGCTGATAAGATAGCTGAAGAGATTGGGTTGGGTGGTAGAACCAACACAATTCTACAAACTGCTTTCTTTAAGATCTCAAATATTATCCCATTTGACAAGGCTGTGGAAGCTATAAAAGATGCAATTAAGAAGACCTATGGCAGATATGGTGATAAAGTGGTAAATATGAATATAGCTGCTGTTGATGCAGGTATTAACGAACTTTACGAGGTTAACTATCCAAAGACTGCAACCAGCTCTGTCAAGATGCATAAGTACATCACTGATCCTACAGCACCAGAGATAGTTAGAAAGGCAATAAGTAAAATGGTTGCCTTTGAGGGGGATGATGTGCCTGTATCCTGGTTACCTGATGATGGTGTTTATCCAACAGGTACAAGCAAATATGAGAAAAGAAATATTGCTTTATCTGTTCCTGAGTGGGATCCGGAGATCTGTATCCAGTGTGGGATATGTTCTTTTGTATGTCCCCATGCAACCATAAGAATGAAGATCTATGACCCATCAGTTTTAAAGGATGCACCAGCTACTTTTAAGTCTGCTGATGCAAGGGGTAAAGAATTTGCAGGTATGAAGTGTACAATTCAGGTGGCCGTGGAGGATTGTACCGGTTGTGCTGCATGCGTTTATAATTGTCCTGCTAAAAGTAAAGCTGATCCAACAAGAAAAGCCATCAATATGGTACCTCAATTTCCATTAAGGGAGCAGGAGAGAAAGAATTTTGACTTTTTCTTGTCAATACCAGAATTGGATATCAAAAAATACGATAAGGCCAACTTAAAGGGTAGTCAGCTTGCTCCCCATATGTTTGAGTTTTCTGGTGCATGTGCAGGGTGTGGCGAGACACCATACATTAAGTTATTATGTCAACTTTTTGGTGATAGACTTTATATAGCTAATGCAACAGGTTGTTCGTCAATTTATGGTGGTAACTTGCCTACAACACCTTATACACCAAGATACGATGGTAGAGGTCCAACATGGGCTAATTCTCTGTTTGAAGATAATGCAGAGTTTGGTTATGGTATGAGACTTGCTGTCGATAAATTTAATGAGATAGCTAAAGAATACCTTGTGGCACTGAAAGATAAAATTGGTGCTTCGTTGGTAGATGAGATTTTGAGTGCTCCCCAGACAAATCAGGTTGAAATAGAGGAGCAAAGGGAAAGAGTTGCCAAACTTAGAGATATTTTAAAGGGTATAAACACAGCGGAAGCCAGGAGACTTGAAGATGTAGCTGATTATCTTGTTAAGAAATCTGTGTGGATAGTTGGTGGTGATGGTTGGGCGTATGATATCGGTTATGGTGGGTTAGATCATGTTATTGCTCAGTCTCAAAATGTAAACCTTCTGGTGCTTGATACCGAGGTTTACTCTAATACAGGTGGACAGGCATCCAAAGCTACTACTACTGGATCATTTGCTAAGTTTGCCTTCGCTGGTAAGGAAGGTGAGAAAAAAGATCTTGGCATGATTGCAATGACTTATGGCAATGTATATGTTGCTAAAGTAGCTCTTTCTAATCCAACCCAGTGTATTAAAGCCTTTTTAGAGGCTGAGGCTTATGATGGTCCGTCAATAATCATTGCGTACTCCCATTGTATAGCACATGGTATCGATATGTCAAAAGGTGTGGATCATCAGAAGATGGCTGTACAGTCAGGATATTGGCATCTGTATAGGTTTAATCCTGCTTTGGCTGCTGAAGGTAAAAATCCGCTCATAATAGACAGCAAAGAACCTACTATGAGTGTCGAAGAGTATATGAAAACTGAAACAAGATTTAAAACGATCATGCAAAACTTTCCTGAAAGGGCGAAAGAGCTTACTGACTTTGCAAACAAAGCAGCTAAAAGAAGATATAGTATCTACAAACAGTTATCAGAGATAAAGTGTAATGAATAA
- a CDS encoding proline--tRNA ligase, translated as MRLSNYFVPTLRENPADAEVISHRLMLRAGMIRKVAAGIYNYLPMGLRVIRKIENIIRKHMNEAGAIEILMPAVLPAELWKESGRWNVYGKELLRFKDRHDRDFCMGPTHEEVVTDIVRNEIKSYKDLPVNLYQIQTKFRDEIRPRFGLMRGREFIMKDAYSFDVSDEDAEKSYRIMHDAYCKIFESCGLKYKVVEADSGAIGGNFSHEFMVTADTGEDFVISCNSCDYAANVEKAPVLDTFQQEMESEKEKIKVETKNMKTVEDVARFLNVSSKKVVKTMILRTPDEIVAVMIRGDHELNLAKVKNFLNAPYVEFASADEIIQHTGGPLGYSGPLGIKIKILMDNAVKKLKNYIVGGNEKDIHIINVNHGRDFEVFAYSDFINAKPGDKCPKCGGTYIITKGIEVGHIFKLGTKYSKSMNAIFLDKEGKQQYMVMGCYGIGVGRTAAAAIEQNHDEKGIIWPIQIAPFEVVILPLNSDDEDVINLAETLYLKLNKKNVEVLLDDRDERAGVKFNDADLIGYPIRVNIGKKTLERGEVEIVIRKTGEKIICKKDDALSEILRIREDLYNNKI; from the coding sequence ATGCGGCTTTCAAATTATTTCGTCCCAACACTTAGAGAAAACCCAGCTGATGCAGAAGTAATAAGCCATAGACTCATGCTAAGAGCTGGCATGATAAGAAAAGTTGCCGCTGGTATCTATAATTACTTACCCATGGGACTTAGAGTTATAAGAAAGATAGAAAATATAATAAGAAAGCATATGAATGAGGCTGGAGCAATAGAGATCCTTATGCCAGCAGTGCTTCCAGCAGAGCTCTGGAAAGAAAGTGGACGATGGAATGTATATGGAAAAGAACTTCTAAGGTTTAAAGATAGACATGATAGGGATTTTTGTATGGGGCCCACCCATGAAGAGGTGGTTACCGATATTGTGAGAAATGAGATAAAATCTTACAAAGATCTGCCAGTCAACCTTTACCAGATCCAAACAAAATTTAGAGACGAGATAAGACCAAGATTTGGTTTGATGAGAGGTAGAGAATTCATAATGAAGGATGCCTACTCCTTTGATGTTAGCGATGAGGATGCAGAAAAAAGCTATCGAATTATGCATGATGCCTATTGCAAAATCTTTGAATCATGTGGTCTAAAATATAAAGTAGTAGAAGCTGATTCTGGGGCAATAGGCGGGAACTTTTCCCATGAATTTATGGTAACAGCTGACACCGGAGAAGACTTTGTTATAAGCTGTAACTCATGCGATTACGCAGCAAACGTAGAAAAAGCACCAGTTCTTGATACCTTCCAACAGGAGATGGAAAGTGAAAAAGAAAAAATAAAAGTTGAAACCAAAAACATGAAAACAGTTGAAGATGTAGCTAGATTTTTAAATGTTTCCTCCAAAAAGGTTGTAAAAACAATGATATTAAGAACACCTGATGAGATAGTTGCAGTAATGATAAGGGGTGATCACGAACTGAACCTTGCAAAAGTCAAAAATTTCCTCAACGCTCCCTATGTAGAGTTTGCTTCTGCGGATGAAATTATCCAACATACAGGTGGTCCTTTAGGCTATTCTGGCCCATTAGGTATAAAAATCAAGATACTAATGGACAACGCAGTAAAAAAACTCAAAAACTATATTGTAGGTGGTAATGAAAAGGATATCCATATAATAAATGTAAACCATGGTAGGGATTTTGAAGTGTTTGCTTATTCAGATTTTATAAACGCCAAACCTGGGGATAAATGCCCCAAATGTGGAGGGACTTATATCATAACGAAGGGTATAGAAGTTGGCCACATCTTCAAACTTGGCACAAAGTACTCCAAAAGTATGAACGCTATTTTTTTAGATAAAGAAGGTAAACAACAATACATGGTAATGGGATGTTACGGTATAGGTGTAGGAAGAACAGCAGCTGCTGCCATAGAACAAAACCATGATGAAAAAGGGATTATATGGCCAATACAAATAGCTCCCTTTGAAGTAGTTATTCTACCTCTTAACAGTGACGACGAAGATGTTATCAACCTTGCTGAAACATTATACCTAAAATTAAACAAGAAAAATGTTGAAGTGCTACTGGACGATAGAGATGAAAGGGCTGGTGTAAAATTTAACGATGCTGACCTTATAGGTTACCCAATCAGGGTAAACATAGGGAAAAAGACTTTGGAAAGAGGTGAAGTGGAGATCGTTATAAGAAAGACCGGAGAGAAGATAATCTGCAAAAAAGACGATGCCCTAAGTGAAATACTAAGAATTAGAGAAGATCTATATAATAACAAGATATAA
- a CDS encoding phenylacetate--CoA ligase, with amino-acid sequence MNFWQKEEETLELSEMRQLQLERLQAVLNRAYENVSFYKRKFKECGVDPDSLKRLEDIAKFPFTYKDDLRDNYPYGMFAVPLRDIVRIHSSSGTTGKPTVVGYTRNDLENWKDLVARIMVAGGVTANDIVHIAFTYGLFTGGFGLHYAAEHIGASVIPVSSGNTKRQILIMQDYRSSVLVCTPSYALHIAETLEKLNLTKNDIHLKFALLGSEPWGEKVREEVERRLGVIATDNYGLSEVMGPGVSGECLYKNGLHINEDHFFVEVIDPDTGESLPEGEKGELVITTLTREAMPLIRYRTRDITRLYRDNCPCGRTLIKMEKPSGRTDDMVIVNGVNIFPSQVEEVLKEFDQTTPHYMIFLKKKGRLDMMELDIEMTETLFFDEMKKQKEILEQLTERMFNVLGIKPKIKFVEPKSIERFEGKAKRVIDLRNE; translated from the coding sequence ATGAATTTTTGGCAGAAAGAGGAAGAAACCTTAGAATTGTCAGAAATGAGGCAATTACAGCTTGAGAGGCTACAGGCTGTCCTTAACAGGGCCTATGAGAATGTTTCTTTTTACAAAAGGAAGTTTAAAGAGTGTGGAGTGGACCCTGATAGTTTGAAAAGGCTTGAAGATATTGCTAAATTCCCATTTACCTATAAAGATGACCTTAGGGACAATTACCCATATGGGATGTTTGCAGTACCTCTTAGGGATATAGTAAGGATCCATTCCTCAAGTGGTACTACTGGTAAACCGACAGTTGTGGGTTATACCAGAAATGATTTGGAAAACTGGAAAGATTTAGTTGCAAGGATTATGGTGGCTGGTGGAGTTACCGCTAATGATATAGTTCATATCGCTTTTACCTATGGCTTATTTACTGGTGGTTTTGGACTTCATTATGCTGCTGAGCATATAGGTGCCAGTGTTATTCCTGTTTCCAGTGGTAATACCAAACGACAGATATTGATTATGCAGGACTATAGAAGCTCTGTATTGGTTTGTACTCCATCGTACGCCCTTCATATAGCTGAAACACTTGAAAAGTTGAACCTTACTAAAAACGATATTCATCTAAAGTTTGCTCTACTTGGTAGTGAACCGTGGGGTGAAAAGGTTAGGGAAGAGGTGGAGAGGCGATTAGGAGTGATAGCTACTGACAATTATGGTTTATCTGAAGTTATGGGGCCTGGTGTATCTGGAGAGTGTTTGTACAAGAATGGGTTACATATTAATGAGGATCATTTTTTTGTTGAGGTGATTGATCCTGACACAGGTGAGTCTTTGCCTGAAGGTGAAAAAGGTGAGCTTGTGATCACTACGTTAACGAGGGAGGCTATGCCTCTGATCAGGTATCGAACAAGGGATATAACCCGGTTATACAGAGATAATTGCCCCTGTGGTAGGACTTTGATAAAAATGGAGAAGCCGTCAGGTAGAACGGATGACATGGTTATTGTAAATGGTGTTAATATCTTCCCATCTCAGGTGGAAGAGGTTTTAAAAGAGTTTGACCAAACAACTCCCCATTATATGATCTTCCTTAAAAAGAAGGGAAGGCTCGATATGATGGAGCTTGATATAGAGATGACCGAAACGCTATTTTTTGATGAGATGAAAAAACAAAAAGAGATTTTGGAGCAGCTCACCGAAAGGATGTTTAACGTGTTGGGTATAAAGCCAAAGATAAAGTTTGTGGAACCAAAGAGTATTGAACGTTTTGAAGGTAAAGCAAAAAGGGTGATAGATTTAAGAAATGAGTGA
- a CDS encoding ABC transporter ATP-binding protein: protein MLKVTSLTVNYGSINALRNVSVHIRKGEFVALIGSNGAGKTTLLNSIFGLIPSEGEIVFKDKNLKDIPANRRNSLGLALVPEGRRIFPNMTVLENLELGGYNLKKRDISKKIEELVVLFPVLKERFRQLAGMLSGGEQQMLAISRALMSNPELLLMDEPSMGLAPLVVKEVYEKLSLLKKNGLTIFLVEQNAVAALKYADRGYVLENGRIVLQGKSSELVSDNEIKRAYLGKEYREKWER, encoded by the coding sequence ATGCTTAAGGTTACATCTTTGACGGTTAATTATGGGTCTATTAATGCCTTAAGAAATGTGTCTGTTCATATAAGAAAGGGTGAGTTTGTTGCTTTGATAGGTTCTAATGGTGCTGGTAAGACTACTTTGTTAAACTCCATATTTGGTCTCATACCATCGGAAGGGGAGATTGTTTTCAAAGATAAAAATCTGAAAGATATCCCAGCAAATAGAAGGAACTCTTTGGGATTGGCTCTTGTGCCAGAAGGTAGAAGGATCTTTCCTAATATGACTGTTCTTGAGAATCTTGAGTTGGGTGGATATAATTTAAAGAAAAGAGATATATCTAAAAAAATAGAAGAGCTTGTGGTGCTTTTTCCTGTGCTCAAGGAGAGGTTTAGGCAGCTTGCGGGAATGTTGTCAGGTGGAGAACAGCAGATGTTAGCTATTTCGAGGGCGCTCATGTCAAATCCTGAGCTTTTGTTGATGGATGAACCTTCTATGGGGCTTGCGCCTTTAGTTGTAAAAGAGGTATATGAAAAGTTGTCTTTGCTCAAAAAGAACGGTCTTACTATTTTCTTAGTGGAGCAAAATGCTGTGGCTGCTTTAAAATATGCTGATAGGGGTTATGTATTAGAAAATGGTAGAATTGTGCTGCAGGGTAAGAGTAGTGAATTAGTATCTGACAATGAAATAAAAAGAGCATACTTGGGCAAAGAGTACAGAGAGAAATGGGAGAGATAA
- a CDS encoding HD domain-containing protein: protein MSDIDRVVNFFFEVGILQHVRRSGNVFLGSGEQTVASHIFRTVLIGYTMAKMASADPLKVILMTLFHDVEETRTGDLNYLQQMYVKSDDERALKDLLDGLPMSDEVYSIIKEYSAAETLEAKLAKDADTLELILFLKEQMDKGNKQAENWISAAKKRLITTLAKELAISIEKTNYYDWWYGIRNDWENGTKKW from the coding sequence ATGAGTGATATAGATAGAGTAGTGAATTTCTTTTTTGAGGTGGGTATTCTTCAGCATGTCAGAAGAAGTGGCAACGTCTTTTTGGGATCTGGTGAGCAAACGGTAGCTTCCCATATCTTCAGAACTGTTTTGATAGGTTATACGATGGCAAAGATGGCCTCTGCTGATCCCTTGAAGGTTATACTTATGACTTTATTTCATGACGTTGAAGAAACCAGAACAGGGGATCTCAATTATCTTCAACAGATGTATGTTAAGTCAGATGATGAGCGAGCATTAAAAGATCTCTTGGATGGTTTGCCTATGAGTGATGAGGTTTACAGTATTATTAAGGAGTACTCGGCTGCTGAGACGTTGGAGGCAAAACTTGCAAAGGATGCGGATACGCTGGAGCTTATTCTGTTTTTAAAGGAGCAGATGGATAAAGGAAACAAACAAGCGGAAAACTGGATAAGTGCTGCTAAAAAAAGGCTTATAACTACTTTGGCAAAAGAGCTTGCTATTTCAATAGAAAAAACAAACTACTATGATTGGTGGTATGGAATAAGAAATGACTGGGAAAATGGCACTAAAAAGTGGTGA